TTCTCCGCTACCTATCCGTATGCCTGCCCGCCGTCATCCTCTTTGCCTGCAAATCCGGCGAAAAACTGTACAACCAGGGGCGATATTATGACGCCGTGGAATCATTTGTAAAGAAGTTACAGCGCCGCCCCCAGGACGAAACCTCGTTGCGGCTCCTTCCGCTTGCTTACCAGGCCGCCATGGAACATTATGAAGGCCGCGCCAAGCAATCCCTCGCGTCTAACAATCCCCTGAAATGGGAAGAGGTAAAAAACGAATACCGCGCCATGCAATCGCTCTATAACGTGATCCGCAGCGCGCCGGCCGCCAATGCCGTCGTTAAACCGAAAGATTACAGCTCCGCCATCGCCGCCTCGGGCGAAAATGCCGCGGAAGTCCGCTATAACCGGGGCATCGAGCTCATGGAACAGCGTACCAAACAAGCCGCGCGGGAAGCCTACGAGGAATTCGCCGCCGCGCTCCGCCTCAGCCCCGATTTCCGGGATGCCGCCAGCCTCCGTGACCAGGCATTCCAGCTCGGCCTCGTTCATGTAGTTGTAAGCGAGATCGACGTTCGCTCACCCTACTTCCAGTTTTCGGCGGACCAGTTCCGCGATGCGCTTGTGCGTAACCTGGAAGACCGCCGCATCAATACTTTCGTTCGGTTTTATGATGAAAGAAGGGTGCGCGGCGAAAAAGATTTCCATCCGGATCAGTACATGGAAATGCGTTTTATGGATTTTATTGTAGGCCAAACCTACGTAGACCGCTCCCAGCGCGAAGTTTCCAGGGTGATCCAGGTGAAAGGCAACAAAGCCGACAGCACGGGCAAGTTTCCGATGGTCGACATTACAGTGAAAGCCACCATTTTCGTGACCCGGAAAACCGTGCAATCCACCGGCGCGCTCGACTATCGCATCATCGACGTTACCAATGAGCGCATCCTCCGCCAGGACCGCGTTCCCGGTTCCTTTACCTGGCAAAACCAATTCGGAACCTTCCGGGGAGACGAGCGCGCGTTGTCCGACGAAGACAAGCGCCTCATCCAGGGCCGGGATCTTGTTCCTCCTCCCCCACAGGATCTTTTCCTGGAACTCACACGGCCTATTTACGACCGGATGGCGCGGGATCTGCAATCTTTCTACAGCAGGTATTAAACGATTTCGCTACATACAGTATCATAAAATATCAAAGCGTTTTACGGATCCTCTGTAAAACGCTTTGATATTTAATTTCTTACGATGGTTGTAACTTTTTCCGCGCTAAACTGTTATAGTGATTGTACAAACCATCAAGACATGCACAAACTATTCAGCATTTCCATTGCCATTGCGACCACTGCGCTTATGGCGGCATGCTCCAACGCCAACAAAGCAACCGGAGGCGGCGCCAACAATGAAGCTGATCTCTATAAGACGTGGCGTTTCGTTGAAATCGATGGCCTCCCGGTAGACACTGCAGGTTTAAGAACTCCGGCAGAATTGACATTTGAGAAAACTGACAGCCGCGTTTTCGGTTCAGCGGGCTGCAACAGGATCACGGGCGGATTTAAGCTGGAAGCACCGAACAAGCTTTCTTTCACACCGCTTGCCGCAACAAAAATGATGTGCATGGAGAAAATGGAATATGAATCCAAATTCTTCGGTGTAACCGATAAAATAAAAACATGGTCTGTTGTGGACGGGGTATTAACCCTTGGCGCGGAAGATGGAAAGACACTTGTCAGGCTTATGGCGAAATAAACCTGCCTTTTTGGACGCACACAATCGGCCTGCATTACGCAGGCCTTTGTTTTTTATAGTTGGAAATGATTTGCGGTAGATCGGTGCCCTTCCGCATCACGCCAAAACCGCCTGGTGATGCTGCCACAACCGTGCATAAACGGCGTTGTTCGATAGCAATTCGGCGTGCGTTCCTTCCTCCACCAGTTTTCCTTCCTGCAATACCACTATTTTATCTGCGCTCACTACCGTACTGAGCCGGTGGGCGATGACGATGATGGTTTTACCCTGGTCGCGGAGCTGCTGCATCGCGTCCTGCACATACTGATCAGAAACGGAATCGAGGGAAGAAGTAGCTTCATCCAATATAATAACCTGCGGATCCCGGTACAGCGCCCTGGCGATAGCTATGCGCTGCCGCTGGCCGCCGCTGAGGTTGACGCCATGCTCGCCCAGGGGGGTATTGAAGCCCTCCGGCAACTTTTCGATAAACTGAAGAATGCCCAGCAACTTGCAGACCTGCAACACGCGCTGCACATCCGGCTCAAATTCGCCCACCGCAATATTCTCCAGCACCGATCCCGCAAACAAATCAATCTGCTGCGGAACGGCAGACACCTGCCTGCGTAAACTTTCGTTATCGATATAGCGGATATCCAGTTGCCCGATGAGGATGCTGCCATCCATTAACGGGTAAATATTCTGCAACAAAGCCATCAGCGTTGATTTTCCGCTGCCACTCTCGCCCACTACCGCCGTGATCCGGCCGTGCGGGATATGCAGATCGAACTGCCGGAATACCTCCACGCGCGTACCATACCGGAAGCTCACCCGCTGGAAATGTATGTCACCCACCATCTCCGGCGCCAGCGCCACTTTATTGGCCGTATCCTCCTGCTCCAGGTCCATGATCTCGAACAACCTGTCGGCCGCGATCAGCGCATCCTGCATGCTCCGGTTCGCGCCGATAAGGCTCATGGCCGGGCCCGTAAAGTACCCGATCAATGCATAAAACGACAATAACTCGCCGGGGCTCAATTGCCGGTCCATCACGAAGTAAGACCCCGCCCATAATAATATCACCACAAGCGCATTTGTCGCAAAACTACTGGCGTTGCCGAGATATAAATTGGAAACCGACGCCGAATAGATCGTTTTCAGCAACCTTACGAACCGGGATTCGGTTTTGATATTCGCAAACTCCTCAAGCCCGAAGCGCTTGATGGTGGCTACTGAATTAAGGGATTCCACCAGCTGGCTCCCTA
Above is a genomic segment from Chitinophaga pollutisoli containing:
- a CDS encoding META domain-containing protein is translated as MHKLFSISIAIATTALMAACSNANKATGGGANNEADLYKTWRFVEIDGLPVDTAGLRTPAELTFEKTDSRVFGSAGCNRITGGFKLEAPNKLSFTPLAATKMMCMEKMEYESKFFGVTDKIKTWSVVDGVLTLGAEDGKTLVRLMAK
- a CDS encoding peptidase domain-containing ABC transporter; this encodes MSTNTRLKKSTRVRQRDLSDCGAACLASVAAFYNLELPVARIRQMAATDSKGTNVLGMVEAATRLGFQAKGVKGPFEALYNIPKPAIAHVVVKGVLHHYVVIYRVTKTEVVVMDPADGQFHHIPHEAFKQMWTGILVILMPGDEFKAGDERISHLARFWFLLRPHKAVVMQALFGAIIYTVLGLSTSIYVQKIVDNVLVEGNRNLLNLLGIIMILILLLQLFIGHLKSVFALKTGQQIDARLILGYYKHLLRLPQQFFDTMRVGEITSRINDAVKIRVFINDVAIGLVVNVFIVFFSFALMFTYYWKLALLVLAILPVYGLIYWISNQVNKKMQRRLMEDNAELGSQLVESLNSVATIKRFGLEEFANIKTESRFVRLLKTIYSASVSNLYLGNASSFATNALVVILLWAGSYFVMDRQLSPGELLSFYALIGYFTGPAMSLIGANRSMQDALIAADRLFEIMDLEQEDTANKVALAPEMVGDIHFQRVSFRYGTRVEVFRQFDLHIPHGRITAVVGESGSGKSTLMALLQNIYPLMDGSILIGQLDIRYIDNESLRRQVSAVPQQIDLFAGSVLENIAVGEFEPDVQRVLQVCKLLGILQFIEKLPEGFNTPLGEHGVNLSGGQRQRIAIARALYRDPQVIILDEATSSLDSVSDQYVQDAMQQLRDQGKTIIVIAHRLSTVVSADKIVVLQEGKLVEEGTHAELLSNNAVYARLWQHHQAVLA